A region from the Canis lupus familiaris isolate Mischka breed German Shepherd chromosome 3, alternate assembly UU_Cfam_GSD_1.0, whole genome shotgun sequence genome encodes:
- the CHRNA7 gene encoding neuronal acetylcholine receptor subunit alpha-7 isoform X2: MTRNRSLCTSPSASCRSWTCADERFDATFHTNVLVNSSGHCQYLPPGIFKSSCYIDVRWFPFDVQQCKLKFGSWSYGGWSLDLQMQEADISGYIPNGEWDLVAFNKLHGCLCDIPIKINKQGNFIQTCFLSPATHGGIPGKRSEKFYECCKEPYPDVTFTVTIRRRTLYYGLNLLIPCVLISALALLVFLLPADSGEKISLGITVLLSLTVFMLLVAEIMPATSDSVPLIAQYFASTMIIVGLSVVVTVIVLQYHHHDPDGGKMPKWTRVILLNWCAWFLRMKRPGEDKVRPACQHKQRRCSLASVEMSAVAGPPTTNGNLLYIGFRGLDGVHCAPTPDSGVVCGRMACSPTHDEHLLHGGQPSEGDPDLAKILEEIRYIANRFRCQDESDAICSEWKFAACVVDRLCLMAFSVFTIICTIGILMSAPNFVEAVSKDFA, encoded by the exons TGCTGATGAGCGATTCGATGCCACATTCCACACCAACGTGTTAGTTAATTCTTCTGGGCATTGCCAGTACCTCCCTCCAG GCATATTCAAGAGCTCCTGCTACATCGATGTGCGCTGGTTCCCCTTTGATGTGCAGCAGTGCAAGCTGAAGTTTGGGTCCTGGTCTTATGGAGGGTGGTCCTTGGATCTGCAGATGCAGGAGGCAGACATCAGTGGCTACATCCCAAATGGAGAATGGGACCTTGTGG catttAACAAACTCCATGGTTGTTTGTGTGATATACCcattaaaataaacaagcaggGTAATTTTATTCAGACATGCTTCCTTTCCCCTGCTACTCATGGAGGAATCCCAGGCAAGCGGAGTGAGAAGTTCTATGAGTGCTGCAAAGAGCCCTATCCAGATGTCACCTTCACAGTGACCATTCGCCGCAGGACCCTCTACTATGGCCTCAACCTGCTCATCCCTTGTGTGCTTATCTCTGCGCTAGCCCTCCTTGTCTTCTTGCTCCCTGCAGATTCAGGGGAGAAGATTTCCCTGG GGATAACAGTTTTACTCTCTCTTACGGTCTTCATGTTGCTGGTGGCTGAGATCATGCCTGCGACATCTGACTCGGTGCCCTTGATAG CCCAGTACTTTGCCAGCACCATGATCATCGTGGGCCTCTCCGTGGTCGTGACAGTGATTGTGCTGCAGTATCACCACCATGACCCTGACGGTGGCAAGATGCCCAAGTGG ACCAGAGTCATCCTTCTGAACTGGTGTGCATGGTTCCTGCGCATGAAGAGGCCGGGGGAAGACAAGGTACGGCCAGCCTGCCAGCATAAGCAGCGCCGCTGCAGCCTGGCCAGTGTGGAGATGAGCGCAGTGGCAGGGCCGCCTACCACCAATGGCAACCTGCTCTACATCGGCTTCCGTGGCCTGGATGGTGTGCactgtgcccccacccccgacTCCGGTGTCGTGTGTGGCCGCATGGCCTGCTCCCCCACGCACGACGAGCACCTCCTGCATGGCGGGCAGCCCTCGGAGGGAGACCCGGATCTGGCCAAGATCCTAGAGGAGATCCGATACATCGCCAACCGCTTCCGCTGCCAGGACGAGAGTGATGCCATCTGCAGTGAGTGGAAGTTCGCGGCCTGCGTGGTGGACCGCCTGTGTCTCATGGCCTTTTCTGTCTTCACCATCATCTGCACCATCGGCATCCTGATGTCAGCTCCAAACTTCGTCGAGGCAGTATCCAAAGACTTTGCTTAA